A region of the Candidatus Gastranaerophilales bacterium genome:
GAAGTTAAAGGAATGGTTTTGCTTTTTTCTAATGTGGATTCCATGTAGTTAAGTAAGTTGTTTACGCTATTAATGCTCATAATTCACCTCTGTTATTATAATTTACTAAATACTTTTTAACAGGCTCGGTTACAAATTTTTCTATATCCCCGCCGAGTCTTGATACCTCTTTGACCGTGCTTGATGCAATGAAATTGTATTTTGATTTTGGGACTAAAAACACTGTTTCCACTTCATCACATAAGTTGTTGTTCATTTGCGCCATTTGCATTTCATATTCAAAATCACTAACGGCTCTAAGCCCTCTTATTATTGCCTTTGCACCTTTCAATTTGGCATAATTCACGGTCAATCCT
Encoded here:
- the coaD gene encoding pantetheine-phosphate adenylyltransferase, encoding MSLAIYPGSFDPITKGHIDVLKKAVKIFDRVIIAVSVHPAKHAFIDTQTRVELIKESVKEIKNVEVDSFEGLTVNYAKLKGAKAIIRGLRAVSDFEYEMQMAQMNNNLCDEVETVFLVPKSKYNFIASSTVKEVSRLGGDIEKFVTEPVKKYLVNYNNRGEL